In the Pelmatolapia mariae isolate MD_Pm_ZW linkage group LG10_11, Pm_UMD_F_2, whole genome shotgun sequence genome, CCCGGTagtaaaagcatttttattattatttttaaggaAATCACGCAGAGCTCAAACTAAAAACAGCTTTGAAAACTGAGTAAAATTTCACAGTCACCACAAAAAAGTCACTGTGAAATCACTTTCTGCATAAAAGGAAACATCTTAAAAGTGTAAACTGTGTTATTATATGTAACATAAAGCTCCATAGAAAATgtcatttaatgttttaaagtcCTCTCAATTACACCAGTCATCGGCGTCTTGCTCTTACCAGTGCATCTGCATTGTGTTTAAGTTTCTTGGCCTCCTGTAAGTAGTGATCTGCTGAATGGACCCTGAAAGAGAATAATGAGAAGGTTTAACAAATCAAATCATGTAAGTGTTCTTGACACCGTGGCGTGCTTTTTATATCCACTAAACATAGAAACTTTGAAAGAATGTCATAAAAACATTCTCTTAACTCCTGAAACAGCTCTTATCGCATTAAATCAAAATGTGAAGTGAAAAAGTATGAAAATAAGAAGCAAGACTATGTTGTTGCGTTACCACGGCATTAAAAAGGCAGCGATTCCCAGCAGAGAGCCTTTTAAAATGGAAATTAACATAACTTTTCTGGCATGCAGGCGCATCTATTCATGACCTCCCCAACCTCCTGCAGCTTTATGCATCAAAGGCAACTCTAGATCCCCACAGCAGTTCTTTCTCTGTGCCCCGCTGAGGGGTTATCCACAGTGGAAAGAGCTCCTCTTACCTGTCCTCAAACACCAGCTTGGATCTCTGAGACTTGGAGCCGTCTGTGGAGAGCGGGGGCACAGCCAGCTGGTTATCGCAACCCTTTGAGGATTTCTCCTGCAGAGAAGTATGGGGAAAATAACATTTTAGGGAAAAAgaagctgttgtttttaaaacagaCTTGCAGAACAGGAGAGAGTCACAACAAGTTAGAGGTTGGTCTTatacaaatgtaaaacaatCCCACCAAAAATCAGTGATTATGCGATAGTTGTAGATACACACTGCAAGCCATGACCTTGGCTACTCCCTTTCTACCCTCAACGACAACTTCCTCCCCACTCCATGCATGCTCTGGTATTTAAATTGCTCAGGGAAAAACACTGCACAACCGGCAAGATGAAAGTCTGCCCACAAACTTTGCACTATCTGCAACATTTGCTAGGTATCAGAGATAACAAAGGCTTCTCATGCCTACCTTGCCGTCACGTGTGCTGCGccctttttcctctccttttctATGTTTGGAGGTGGAGCTGCCCTTGGTGCTGTGGCTCCCTTCTTTTCCACTTCCTGTCCCACTGGACAATGACGTGGAGGACTGGCTGACTGTCCGCTTTCGACTGGGATGCTCTGCCTTAATTGTCCGCTGAAGACCGGACATGGAAGGAGAGGGGACTGGCTCCTCTTTCTTTTCCGAAGACCTTTTAGAACTGAGTGGGATTCAAATCAGTATTTCattatgcatgcatgcatgcttgTGTCAAACTAGGCTGTCTGCTcaacataaaacattaaaactaaaacgttaaatattaacatttcaTGTAATTATAAACAAAGAATGCAGATATGGAGCATAATGGTTAACAGGTACAGCTTGAAGGGGCTCAGATGTAATAATAAACTCACTACATTAAGCTGTTATGATGCTCATTAGAATTTACAGggtttattttgtcttttgtgtgatTATCGGAAAAGGCAAAATTAACTACTACTGTCACATTAGGCTCCTGGCTTACAGAGGGTTTACTGGTAATGATATTCAGGACAAAAGCTAAGATTACTCACTCTTTACTGCTGCTTTTATGATGGGATGTAGATTTATCCTCTAGCTTGATCCGCTTGGTCTCTGGCTTTGTGCCTTCCTCATTATTCTAAAGAAAgataagagagaaaaataaaaagcagggTGCATTAAAGAAAAAGTCAGATTTAATAATAGGTTACACGCCTCCAATTATTATCCGAAGACGCCAACTCATTGCAGGTATAGCTCAACTATGCCAGCTCACTGTTATCCTAAATGACTGTTACATTCCAAAATATCCAGTCGCAAAGATTTTAATTCTTCATCTTTGGTAGTTGTGTGGCTATGATTAAAGTAAAATGCACAGTCATCTAACAGCGCTAAATCCAGGTCTGGATCTCAACCAGAATGTAGTCAATTGTTCTTTGGCTCAAATGCACTTTCTTGCTTTAATGGAAATCTGGCTGTGTGCTATTCCAAGAGATGCTATACTGGGGGGGAAAAGACCTTAATAAGTGAAAGGGATACTCAATAACAAGCTTTTCTATTTTACTCTGCTTTCAAGTAGATATACAATGTATTTCTTACAAAAAGCACTGAAATTTGCTCTACCTTGTGTTTCCTCTTGGCCTTGCTCGAGCTTTTCTCAGAGCTCTGTTTGCTGAAGTCTTTGCTATCCCTGTCGAGAGAGTCTTCCCTCTCCACTTTTATCTCTGCAGGTTCCTTGTAGGGCCGCCCTGGGATTCTGGACAGCAAGCTGAGATCTATGGGAAACAGGAAGGAAAAGGGTAGGGTATGGCTTAATTTGGTTCAAAGTAAAGAAACCCCTTTGGTTCAGTGCCCACTACACCTTGACATATTCTCTGGACTTTTTACAAGACTTGCGAGCAGTTTCGACTAACCTATCTTGACTAATAAAACTTGCTGCTGAGGCTGTCTCGAAGGGTAGCGGTCCTCGGGGTCACTGAGAGGAGACAGCAGCCCTCTCTCTTCCCCAGGCGAAAAAACGCACACGGGTGTCCTGATACTCTCTGTGTACTTGGGTGTCTGGGATGAGGACGGGATGCTGTCGTTTCCTTCGGAGTCTGATGATGAAAAGTCTGTGTCAACAAATTCACGAGATTTCTGAGAAGTCTTGGTTGCTGCCTTGGGCTTGCGCTGGGCTGCAGTGCTGGAGGGAGTAGTTAGAGTGGGCCTCGGCGAGGATTTGGGTTCTTTTTTAATGCTTGGTTTGCGTGAACCCTTCGTAGCAGCTTTGGGCTGATGAGGAGGTATCTCTGGAGCCGGCTCACTCTCCACTCTCAGACCTCCCTTTGGTTCCTCTACCACAGGAGGCTTCTCTGATTTTTTAGGCTGCTTTTTACCCACTCGAATACGTGGATTTGTGCCACCCTCGCTCTGTGCGGGTGACTTTTGCCGGCCACGGCCACCTTCTGCACCTTTCTGGGCTGCCCGCAGGTCCCTGCTTGGGGTGGGTGCTGCTGAATCTTTTGACCCCCCTCCTTGGCTACTATAGCTGCGCCCTGAGCTGTTATCTCGGCCATCTTTCTTGAATTTGGGTGGGACGTTATTGTTGTCCACTGGAGATGAGGGTGAGAACTGCTTGGCTTTCTTGAACCAGTTGTCCAACTGCCACTTGTTTGCCATGGGTTTTTCAGGCTGAAGGGGCACAGAGGGGAGCACAGAATTAGGAAACAGTCTCACTGAATGAACTCCTAACAAAATATAAGGGTCTAGAAGAAAGTACCGTATAAATATTTAATCCAAAAATAGAAGTGGACAGTGTGAAAACTGGTTCATACAATCCTTAATCAACCAAGCGGTATTACAGCTCTGTATAAAGTTATGGAAAAATTATTACTTCAGGGGAGGCAGGCCGGGGTTGCTCGTTGGCTTCGCTGTCTGTCGTGCTGCTTTCGCTCTCGCTGTCAGAGCCCGAGCTGCTCTCTGAGCCGCTATGGCTGCTGGAGTCGTCCCTTGATTGCTCAGCTGCTTCGCTGTTATTGCTGTTCAATATGAGAGCATTAAACATTGTCATTGTGGTGTATGAGCAAACATCTAAACCTCCATATAAAGATTTTAAGTGATAAATAATGGTATTTTACGGTCGAGTCACTAAAAACCTGCGTATGTTGAGATTATTTGTTACCGCAGCAAAAATCTGAATACTTATGTATGCATTTTTCAGGGTTTAGAATCAGTCAGCATAAGGAGATTAATGCAACCTGTGTAGTAGCTGCTCAAGAGTCCTTGGGTAGTTCATGGGTTTCAATGCTTTAACTGTCAAGCCACAAGGTGTGCATAAAAACCCCAAGATTTGcattctctgtctttctccacACACTCAAGAAAGCAGCTTTgttttatattcagttttaaaaatgtatatatactTTGCATCCAGCAGTACAGCAAAAATATGGTTTTAAATTTCAGGCATCACTATGTCATCAAGGTGCAGTTAACACATAAAGATAAGACacaaaatggctgaaaaagaagaagaaagctaCTCGAGCTGTGAAGTTTCTCTATCAAGATTGGGAAAATGATTCAAGGTTAAAACAGTAAGTCTCAACATAGCacttaggttaaaaaaaatgttttctacagtttaCCTTGCTGATGTGTTCCTTGAGGCATTCTTGGCAGAGTCCTGTTCTCCATCACTGTCCTCACTGCTGCTTAGCCTTAGGTCTTCCTCCAACCTACTGAGATACGGGAATCATTTGTTATTCTTCATATGTCGCCACAGTCGTTTGGAGTTACTGTGATTACTTTTAGCTTCTTAACTCAAATATTTACTGTTCAACTATTCCACTCACTACTgacaagaaaagagaaaaagaaggttCAACGATGAAGCACTTACGTGGGCTGGTCATCGCAAGCTTTGGCTTGGTGGCTACTCGAGCTCTTTGATGAACTGCCTCgctctaaaacacacacaaaaagatttATATGTATTGATTGAAAGCCTAAAACATATGCATTTAACTTTACTTCActattttatgtgtgtgtgatactCACTGTGCCCACTTGGAAAAGGGTGAGCatcctgaaaataaaaaaaattaaaaaaaaaaattaaaagaaggtGTTAACTTATTTTCATGAATCTGTGTTATTATATGACTTTGCATTCGTGAGAAAGATGCCATGATACATAGCAAGCAGTAAGTAACAAGCTGACTTATCACATTAAGTaactttccaaaaaaaaaaacctttgcttGTCTTATGCAAGGTTTGATTCATACAAATGGAAATAGTTCATCACAACGCAATCACATTAATCAAACAGACACTGCTGCTGACCTTGGTGGGGAATGGAAACTTGGAGGGCTCTGTTTTACAGGGAGTGTGGATGGCTGTCAAAGGAGGGGGCCACGACTGAGTCATttcctgaatttaaaaaaagagagagaaaagagaaaacacagaaggaaaaaaaaacattaaaattagcTTTAAGGTGTGAATAATCTTGATGGTTCATTCAATTATTTGAAGCAGATGGCTTTTCTATGAAAATGAGAGTTGTTTCTGTACCTTCAGAATTTCGTCGACACAGTTGGCATCACCGGATCCCTAAAGACAGAAACAGCGTGCTTATGAGACGTATAAACAACATGATCTCAGTACAGCATGTGTGAGGTGGCTTCCATTTTGAGTGCTATTAGTCATCCTATAGGCATTTTGTGAGAACTAGGAGTTCATTCAGACCATGTGTAACAAGCTGAGAGGTCATTTAATGTAATCATTACATCATTAAATCAAACATGTGCCACTGCTCTGACATAGTAAGCTATAAATTCTACACAAGCCGTTGGTAGGTCTTTTCTAATGTGCAATCAGGGTTACGCCAGAGGGACACCTCTAGTTTGAGTCAAGGCAGAAATATTCTTACAATATATTTCTGTGGGTCTAAGAGAAAACGAAGGAATGATTACAGCATCCAACATTCAAAAAGGCATCTGCCTTAAGAGAGACTTCAAAAAGCTGCTCTTGAGGTGATATACAAACAAAGAGCACATTCTTTAAATAGTCAACATACCAGGTTCAACACAGCATGAGATTGAGACTCAGGTCTTACCTCTACAGGTTGGGAAGGGATCTTAAGTTTGGTAAGTGAGGCTTTGCCGTTGGACTTCATCTCTCCCACAGTGCTGCTGTGCGACTGTCCAGTGTAGCTTTCCGCTTGCGAACTCTTAGGTTCTGCTGTTTCTTGGCCATCCATAGGCCGCACGTAGGCTGTTGGTTTTTGCAGCATTGTGCTGGGCTTGGACATGAGAGATGGGGGAAAGGCCTGACTTGAGTGCTGTCCACTGGGGAAGGACGTGTGAACCCGTGAAGGTGAGTCCCAGTTGGCCTCTCTGTCTCGCGGTGACTTTGAGCGGTAGCGGTCCTTGTTGTGATGCTGCTCAGCAGACAAAGAGCTCCGCGAGTGACTACTGGAGGAACTTAGAGAGCCCTTTGCCGGACTTGACGTGTGTGACTTCGAGTGATCGGACCCTCCGCTGTGTTTACTTGACTTTTTTTCCCGCACCTCCCCTCTCTGGCTactgttgctgctgccgctACCGCCTCCGTTGCTCCTCTGGCTGCTGTGCCCGCTCTGGAGTCCTGAGCGTTTCTGGGACTGGGATGAAGATCCGCCCGCTGCGGGGCCAACAGGGGTCCACTTACTGCTCTGGCTGCTGCCGCCACACCGCTGGTCCCCACCAAACAAAGGTGGGCCCGACTTCTCCTCAGAGGAAGACGAGCTGTTGGATGGTTTACTATTAAGTTTTGGAATGGTGTCACCAATTGGCTCTTTCATTTCGTCGTAGTTGCCCAGCATGCTCTGAATACGGCTGGACAGTTTATCTTCCTTGCTCACCTGCAGAGTGAAGCAGagaggcaaacaaacaaaaaagaataattatTGTGGAGAACACGAGTGAAAAGAGGGAAagcagagaaaagagaagaagtTCAACATTTGAGGTAAAGGCGCTCAACCATAAACAGAGGCGCAGTGAGAGGCCTAAACTCAAAGTTAGCTTTTTCAGACTGAGCCCAGATCAGTCCAAACCCATCTGCGAACACAGTTACGCTCTGCCCACACTCCCACCACAGAAGATAATCAATCACTCTGAGGCCACGAGTTCCAGCCGACCTGTTTGCAATCAGCCCGTGACAAAAGTCTGTGTAGAGTATCCAGTTTCACACGCAGCCTCACGcttcagttttgtttgacagAGTCACACCGAGGGTGAAGAAATACTAGCCGTTATCTGCAGCAGGAAATGTAACTTAGCTTGGTCATAACGTGCACTCCACTACCTCCTGTCTGCGCTGCCTGGCTCACATATGCGCAGTTAAGTATCACCTATTTTTCTTAATGGCTGTTGGTTTCAATTTTGTTTtaggctgttttgttttgagcaACTGCACTGTTGCTTTCACATAACACACCGTTGTTGCGTTATGTTTAACTGAGGAAACTTCTGAGAGGAAAACCTTCAGATTATAACTCtgtcaaagctttttttttcttgataaaCAATGGTGTATAGTGGTTGTTCAACTGCTGAAACTTTCAGAGGAAACCTCCAAGATGACCACAGGAACACTTTTCACCTTTTGGTTCCTGTGTGACAAAAACACTTAGTCCTGCAGCAGTACGGTctttaaagctgaaaaaaataacttcAATCATTCACACTTCAACAATAACAAGCTACAAAGAACAGGCCACTGATTGCCATCTCTTCAACATTTCTTCTGCCATTTTGTGATATCCGATAATAACAGCcacaagtttttgtttttaatctgacACACATTTAATTTGCCTATTTTTTGTCGTTCAACGCAGACACGAAAGTTATTAATAGATTTTTAATTTGCTGAGTCACTTTGGCTTTTTTGGGTCCAATTAGATCCTGGCACCGTTAGGGTGAAAGCACCTACCCCGTCATATAATTTGAGGGAtccctgatttttatttttattttttaaggagCCTTTCtaagtgaaaagaaaatgaaaaacaatatgCGGCTTCATAGATAAGCTTTTATTCTGTGCCGCTGAGAAAGTGTGTGAACTCTATGCCATAAAAATGTTACTGCTGTGCTGGTCTACATCTGGGAGGGCACAGCTGCATGCACACATGGCCTTTAATACAGAACACTAAACTTCCACTTAGTGGAGCAtgacagaggagagaaaagTCAAACTAAAGCTTATATAAGACTCGCACAAGTAGAGAAAACTCTATTGGACAGACTTAAGCAGTTTGCTTGTTCCAAAATTCTGCTCTGATACTGCAAAGACTGAACACCATCTTGTTCTTAAACATAGTATCAAGTGTGTGAAAACAGCAGATCACAATGTACATGGGTGAAAAGCTTCTTCCTTTGTAAAGGTCAAGGAGTTTTCCATCTTTAATGTCAGCTTTTTTATCTTTGTTGTGGCCCAAAACACTCCTCACTTACCTCTGGTGGCTTTTCAATTCCCAACCTGTCAGAACACATTCCTCACTGCCTCTGTGATGGCCAGCTCGAGCTAAAGAGAGGAGCCACTTACATCTGCTCAAATCTGGTTAGTGGCAAAGATTAGACCAGTACAGAGAACTCAAATCCTCTTTACAATTATATTGGCTGGGCAGGAGCCTGAAGCTGGCTGGCCTACATCTATGTGTGTCTGCAAGCACAAGAGGAAGCGCTGCAAAGAGGAGGCATGTTTTCTGGTCTTTAGTTTGCTTTCAACAGCTGTAATGCCAAAAAGCTACCCAAGGCCAGGTGTTTTCAAACTGTGCTGTATTTAGTGCAGAGTTGGTGAACTGCTCACAACTATCTGACAAGTATGTAActcaaacctttgtagaaacATTTGTGCTTTTAAGCCATAATTATGATTAGAACAAACACTGCACACAAACCTACCAATTTCCTCTTGAAATCGATGTTGCTGGTGTTCCATCTACTTTCAGTGAAGCTGGATCTTCACTTTCTGAGCATATCTTGCTTTTTTATCACACGTGAAGTAAACAagattaattattattattatcattttcttCAGTATAAATACACTTGGTGGGAACTACCATAAGAAAGGAGCCTGAAGCTAAACACTCATCTTCACATAACCAAAgacacaagtaaaaaaaaaaaaaaaaaaaaaagaagtcatgaCTAATTTGCATTGCCACAAAAGCTTCTGATATTATGTACTATTCTCACCACAAAGCTTGACATTCACATGTCAGAATTCATTCCCCTTAAATGCTTGCCACAGGGGGGAGATTTATACTGTTTTGGGGGGACAACAACACTTCTGAGAAAAGCTATAGACTTCAGGCCTCAATGTGTTTCTCCTCCAACTTGTAATTTCAGCTCAGTTTCACCGATACATACTGAGAAGAATAGCCTTAAACTTGCTTTTTGGCTATAGCTCACCTTAGTAACAGTGTTATCTGCCTGACGATCCAGAGGATtaacattaattaattaacattATTGTTTACAGTCACTTTAAAAGGGAAAGCCATTTGCACTGGTGCATTAATGGGACGGTTGTCTTTTTCTGAGTGGGTTCTTTTTCAGTTGATGTAAATCTACATTTCTAAATAGTTTAGCTCTTGGAACGTGCTTGTTTAAGCTAGCAAGACTTTCCGAAACAGCAGTGTTGTGCTGAATACTAGATCGCTGTAATAGTGTGCAGGAATTTCCCACATTGTAATTGCTTAATTTGCAGGAACTGATTATTATTATGCACAGTCTGACACCTTGCATTTCCAGTCACTGTTACAGACTCCCTTAATATTACTAACCACTTACGTGCCAGGTAAAGTGAACGTGAATTGAACAAACTTACCACTTTGTAGGGTTCGGGGAAGAGAGGGGAATTTGCTGGGAAGgcctctcctcctccctgcTGGATTTCTTGATTTCGCCTTTCTCGTTCTTTCATTCGGAGCACATTCCGGTCCTCACGGTTCATGTTGCTATCAACACAGAAGAATAACAAGGTAACATAATGAGAagaaacaataaacaaacagcGTATGTCTTTGCTGAACACGGATGCCTGCAGGAGCAGTATATTATGAAAATGAGATCTCGGAGACAAGTGCGGAAGAATTAAGCAAACATATACTCTTGTTAAAAAGTCAGCTTGGAAAAATAGAAATGGTcagttttttctcttctgtctttaccctttaaaaataaaaataaagtcacaACAAGTATTGAGAAAGATCACACTACCGCTGTGCTCTGCTTTGACTCATTGTTAGCACAAACATAACTGTCATTAGTGAAATCCCACACGTATCATAAACAGGGGAAGTTGTGACCTGTGGAGAAAGTAGGTTCTAATAAGCTTAGCCTAGTCTAGACACTGTGCAGTACCCTACTTCATCTGCAAATAATCTCCTTGTACAGATGGTCAGCAGAATTTGCCCCCAGCTGAAACTACCAATTCGATGTTTTCACACAGTGAGAAGGCTGCAGTTTACATACCTTTTATCTCAAAACATCAACAGTTGCAGGAAACGTTTGTGAGCACTTTGTTATTTATGATTGAGATCTGGGTAAATCCAAAGGTTACAAATCAATCTGACTGAACCactaacatgttttaaaaaaaatgtaaataaaaactttgaGAAGGTTATCA is a window encoding:
- the aff4 gene encoding AF4/FMR2 family member 4 isoform X2, producing the protein MNREDRNVLRMKERERRNQEIQQGGGEAFPANSPLFPEPYKVVSKEDKLSSRIQSMLGNYDEMKEPIGDTIPKLNSKPSNSSSSSEEKSGPPLFGGDQRCGGSSQSSKWTPVGPAAGGSSSQSQKRSGLQSGHSSQRSNGGGSGSSNSSQRGEVREKKSSKHSGGSDHSKSHTSSPAKGSLSSSSSHSRSSLSAEQHHNKDRYRSKSPRDREANWDSPSRVHTSFPSGQHSSQAFPPSLMSKPSTMLQKPTAYVRPMDGQETAEPKSSQAESYTGQSHSSTVGEMKSNGKASLTKLKIPSQPVEGSGDANCVDEILKEMTQSWPPPLTAIHTPCKTEPSKFPFPTKDAHPFPSGHKRGSSSKSSSSHQAKACDDQPTRLEEDLRLSSSEDSDGEQDSAKNASRNTSASNNSEAAEQSRDDSSSHSGSESSSGSDSESESSTTDSEANEQPRPASPEPEKPMANKWQLDNWFKKAKQFSPSSPVDNNNVPPKFKKDGRDNSSGRSYSSQGGGSKDSAAPTPSRDLRAAQKGAEGGRGRQKSPAQSEGGTNPRIRVGKKQPKKSEKPPVVEEPKGGLRVESEPAPEIPPHQPKAATKGSRKPSIKKEPKSSPRPTLTTPSSTAAQRKPKAATKTSQKSREFVDTDFSSSDSEGNDSIPSSSQTPKYTESIRTPVCVFSPGEERGLLSPLSDPEDRYPSRQPQQQVLLVKIDLSLLSRIPGRPYKEPAEIKVEREDSLDRDSKDFSKQSSEKSSSKAKRKHKNNEEGTKPETKRIKLEDKSTSHHKSSSKDSKRSSEKKEEPVPSPSMSGLQRTIKAEHPSRKRTVSQSSTSLSSGTGSGKEGSHSTKGSSTSKHRKGEEKGRSTRDGKEKSSKGCDNQLAVPPLSTDGSKSQRSKLVFEDRVHSADHYLQEAKKLKHNADALFDRFDKAVFYLDAVVSFIECGNALEKSAQEAKSPFPMYAETVELIKYTMKLKSYMAPDATPADKRLAVLCLRCQSLLYLRLFKLRKDSALKYSKTLTEHLKNSLSNTQAPSPGMGNKTAGMPSPVSPKLSPGTAGGYSAVSSTSSTSSSVTIPQRIHQMAASYVQVTSNFLYATEVWDQAEQLSKEQKDFFTELDKVMGPLIFNTSSMTELVRYTRQGLHWLRLDAKVSP
- the aff4 gene encoding AF4/FMR2 family member 4 isoform X1, whose product is MASQSGNMNREDRNVLRMKERERRNQEIQQGGGEAFPANSPLFPEPYKVVSKEDKLSSRIQSMLGNYDEMKEPIGDTIPKLNSKPSNSSSSSEEKSGPPLFGGDQRCGGSSQSSKWTPVGPAAGGSSSQSQKRSGLQSGHSSQRSNGGGSGSSNSSQRGEVREKKSSKHSGGSDHSKSHTSSPAKGSLSSSSSHSRSSLSAEQHHNKDRYRSKSPRDREANWDSPSRVHTSFPSGQHSSQAFPPSLMSKPSTMLQKPTAYVRPMDGQETAEPKSSQAESYTGQSHSSTVGEMKSNGKASLTKLKIPSQPVEGSGDANCVDEILKEMTQSWPPPLTAIHTPCKTEPSKFPFPTKDAHPFPSGHKRGSSSKSSSSHQAKACDDQPTRLEEDLRLSSSEDSDGEQDSAKNASRNTSASNNSEAAEQSRDDSSSHSGSESSSGSDSESESSTTDSEANEQPRPASPEPEKPMANKWQLDNWFKKAKQFSPSSPVDNNNVPPKFKKDGRDNSSGRSYSSQGGGSKDSAAPTPSRDLRAAQKGAEGGRGRQKSPAQSEGGTNPRIRVGKKQPKKSEKPPVVEEPKGGLRVESEPAPEIPPHQPKAATKGSRKPSIKKEPKSSPRPTLTTPSSTAAQRKPKAATKTSQKSREFVDTDFSSSDSEGNDSIPSSSQTPKYTESIRTPVCVFSPGEERGLLSPLSDPEDRYPSRQPQQQVLLVKIDLSLLSRIPGRPYKEPAEIKVEREDSLDRDSKDFSKQSSEKSSSKAKRKHKNNEEGTKPETKRIKLEDKSTSHHKSSSKDSKRSSEKKEEPVPSPSMSGLQRTIKAEHPSRKRTVSQSSTSLSSGTGSGKEGSHSTKGSSTSKHRKGEEKGRSTRDGKEKSSKGCDNQLAVPPLSTDGSKSQRSKLVFEDRVHSADHYLQEAKKLKHNADALFDRFDKAVFYLDAVVSFIECGNALEKSAQEAKSPFPMYAETVELIKYTMKLKSYMAPDATPADKRLAVLCLRCQSLLYLRLFKLRKDSALKYSKTLTEHLKNSLSNTQAPSPGMGNKTAGMPSPVSPKLSPGTAGGYSAVSSTSSTSSSVTIPQRIHQMAASYVQVTSNFLYATEVWDQAEQLSKEQKDFFTELDKVMGPLIFNTSSMTELVRYTRQGLHWLRLDAKVSP